The Prochlorococcus sp. MIT 0801 genomic sequence ATGATTCACCATATCCATGCTTTTACTATCCACGTAACCCTTCTAATTCTTCTAAAGGGAGTTTTATTCGCAAGGAGCTCCAGACTAATTCCTGACAAAGCGAATCTTGGATTTAGATTCCCATGTGATGGTCCAGGCAGAGGAGGTACATGCCAAGTTTCATCTTGGGATCATGTTTTCCTTGGATTGTTCTGGATGTATAACGGCTTGTCAGTAGTTATTTTCCACTTCTCATGGAAGATGCAAAGTGATGTATGGGGTCTTACAGGAGGCAACTTCGCGCAAAGTTCCATAACTATCAATGGATGGCTTAGAGATTTCCTATGGGCTCAGTCATCTCAGGTCCTAACAAGTTATGGTCAACCTATAAGCATGTACGGTTTGATGTTCTTAGGAGCTCACTTCGTTTGGGCATTCAGTCTTATGTTCCTATTTAGTGGTCGTGGTTACTGGCAAGAGTTATTTGAGTCAATTATTTGGGCTCATAATAAACTTAAGTTGGCTCCAACTATCCAACCAAGAGCTTTGTCTATCACTCAAGGTCGTGCAGTAGGAGCAGCTCATTTCCTTCTAGGAGGAATTGCTACAACTTGGGCCTTCTTCCATGCTCGCTTAATCGGTCTCGGCTGACCCTCTCTGATTTTTTATAAAATGGCAACTAAATTTCCATCTTTTAGTCAGGGTCTTGCTCAAGACCCTACAACCAGGAGAATCTGGTACGGCATAGCTACTGCCCATGATTTTGAAAGTCATGACGGCATGACTGAGGAGCAGTTATATCAAAAACTCTTCTCTACTCATTTTGGTCACTTAGCCATAATCGGTCTTTGGGTGGCTGGCAACCTTTTCCACATTGCTTGGCAAGGAAACTTTGAGCAATGGGTTCTCGATCCACTCCATACTCGTCCAATTGCTCATGCAATTTGGGATCCACATTTTGGACAAGGGCTTACTGATGCCCTAACTCAAGCTGGAGCGACTTCTCCAGTCAATATTGCTTATTCAGGCTTATACCATTGGTGGTACACCATTGGCATGAGAACTAATGAGCAACTATTTCAAGGTGCGATCTTTATAAACATCCTTGTTTGTTGGTTATTGTTTGCAGGATGGCTGCATCTTCAACCTAAGTACAGACCATCATTAGCATGGTTCAAAAATGCTGAGTCTCAGTTAAATCATCATTTGGCTGTTCTTTTTGGATTCAGTAGCATTGCTTGGACAGGTCACTTGATTCATGTAGCCATCCCTGAGTCAAGGGGTATACACGTTGGCTGGGAAAATTGGTTAACTGTTATGCCTCATCCAGAAGGTTTAACTCCTTTCTTCTCAGGAAATTGGGGAGCTTATGCTCAAAACCCTGATTCGATTGATGCAGTTTTCGGAACTTCTCAAGGTGCAGGAACAGCAATATTTACATTTCTTGGTGGTCTTCATCCTCAAAGTGAATCACTTTGGCTAACAGATATTGCTCATCATCATTTAGCGATAGGAGTTGTGTTTATAATTGCTGGACATATGTATAGGACTAACTTTGGCATAGGTCATAGTCTCAAGGAAATCATTGAAGCGCACAATACAAGTCACCCAAAAGATCCACATAGAGGTTATTTCGGGATAAAGCACAACGGTCTTTTCGAGACAGTTAACAATTCACTCCATTTTCAGCTTGGGCTAGCACTTGCTTCTCTTGGAGTGGCTTGCAGCTTAGTGGCTCAGCATATGGGTGCATTACCTTCATATGCATTTATCGCAAGGGATTACACAACTCAGTCCGCTCTATATACCCATCATCAATACATAGCAATGTTCTTGATGGTTGGTGCGTTCTCTCACGGAGCAATTTTCTTTGTCAGAGATTATGATCCAGAGCTTAATAAAGACAATGTTCTAGCAAGAATCCTTAGTACAAAAGAAGCCTTAATTAGCCACTTAAGTTGGGTAACAATGCTTCTAGGCTTCCATACTCTTGGAATTTATGTTCACAACGATGTAGTTGTAGCCTTTGGTACACCTGAAAAGCAGATTCTTATAGAACCAGTATTTGCACAGTTCGCACAGGCTGCTAGTGGAAAAATGATGTATGGATTTAATGCTTTGCTAGCAAATGCATCAAGTTCTGCATCTATAGCTGCTAACTCCATGCCAGGTAATCACTACTGGATGGACATGATCAATAGACCAGATGCACTAACCAATTTCTTACCTATTGGACCTGCGGATTTCTTAGTTCACCATGCGATTGCACTAGGACTACATACAACTGCTTTGATTCTTATAAAGGGTGCTCTTGATGCTAGAGGAACAAAACTAATTCCAGATAAAAAGGATTTAGGATTTGCTTTCCCATGTGATGGACCAGGTCGTGGAGGTACTTGTGATAGTTCTTCTTGGGACGCTACTTATTTAGCAATGTTCTGGGCCTTAAATACTATTGCTTGGATTACCTTCTATTGGCATTGGAAACATCTAGCAATTTGGATGGGTAATACCGCTCAATTCAATGAATCTGGTACGTATTTAATGGGTTGGTTTAGAGATTATCTATGGCTAAATAGTTCTCAGCTAATCAATGGATATAACCCATTTGGTGTAAATGCTTTATCTCCATGGGCTTGGATGTTCTTATTTGGTCATCTCATTTGGGCGACTGGATTTATGTTCCTCATCTCTTGGAGAGGGTATTGGCAAGAACTTATCGAAACTCTTGTTTGGGCTCATCAAAGAACACCAATAGCTAATTTAGTTGGTTGGAGAGATAAGCCTGTTGCATTATCCATTGTCCAAGCACGATTAGTTGGTTTAACCCATTTCACAGTTGGAAACTTTGTAACCTTTGGTGCATTTGTTATCGCATCTACTTCAGGTAAGTTCGGATAAATCTATAACAAGCTTCCAATCAAAAGAACACTGTCTTCAAAAGCAGTGTTCTTTTTTTATGGGTACTAATCTCATGTTTATTAGATTATCTATAAAAACTCTTGTTTGGGCTCATCAAAGAACACCAATAGCTAATTTAGTTGGTTGGAGAGATAAGCCTGTTGCATTATCCATTGTCCAAGCACGATTAGTTGGTTTAACCCATTTCACAGTTGGAAACTTTGTAACCTTTGGTGCATTTGTTATCGCATCTACTTCAGGTAAGTTCGGATAAATCTATAACAAGCTTCCAATCAAAAGAACACTGTCTTCAAAAGCAGTGTTCTTTTTTTATGGGTACTCAGATTTATGAGATTATGTATTGATATTTATCAGCAAAATAGATCCATTGAATATCATGAAATTAGGAGTAGAAAACAAAAAAACAAAATAAATGAATTTCAGTTCAAGCTTTTGAAAAATATCAGCCAATTGAAGTAAATAATTTAGAGAATTAAAAAGCCTCTAAGATAAGAGGCTTTTTAATATAAGTTCTTCTAGAAAAGTTTTAAGCTCCAAGTAAATGATATTCCTTAATCAAAGGTAGAACAGTATCTAAATGCAAAGTACCAATTAGCAACCAAGCAAAAACGACACCTCCTGTGCCTCCTAACCAAAAACCATTTGTAAAATCACTCCATCCTGCTCTTGTAAATAAATCGGAAGGAGGATTAGCTACTGTTGCATCAGGAGGTTGTACGTTAGGAGCCTTACCTGCAGCGTTGTAAAGAATAAAAAGGGCAGTCAATATTTGAATAGCTCCCACACCGCCAAGCAAACCTGCCGTTAAGGCAAAATCAGTATTCCTTAAAGGCCCAGTCATAGAAAAAGGACCAAAAAGTAAATAACCAAAAATTGCGCCTGTTTCTAGACCTCTGAAGTTTGGCGATAGGCCCTCTCTATAGACAGGAAGATTATTGATAACCATCTTTGTAAACCAACCACTGTTCACTGGGGTTTGAAGGTTGCCAACGGTTGGGTCTGAAACTGTTTTCACAGCCCACCTTTGCATAAGTGTTTCTTGAGATTTAGTCATGGACAAAAAGAATTGGTAGAAATTTAGATTTTTAAAATTATTCAGTAGCGGTTATGTACCTACCAATCAAAACAATGAAGACGGCTGGACCCATTATTCCAACTAAAGGAATCAGAATAGCGGGAAGCAAACTTGAAGCTAGTTCACTAGTCATTACTTATTTCAATAAATCCAACTTTATTTTATAGAATTATGATCTAATCAAACCAAATACAAACCTTGATGACATAAAAGTTCAATCCGTATATCTTCTTTAAAGATGCATTACTAAACAGATTTTCTCATCATGAATCAAGTTTTTGCTGGTGGTATAGCTCTAATTATTGCTTTGATCCTTTGGAGTTCAAAAAAACAACTAAAGGGATCAGCTTTTTTCAAATCTCAAAAGGATTCCTTTTCAAAGGCTCATTTAACATCGTCAGCATTGATAATCGATAAGACTTTACAAAATCAAAAATCAACCAAAAAGGATAATAAAAACTCCAAGCCTTTTTCACGGCCAACTTCACTTAATTCAATAGAAATAAAAAAACAATTAAATAAATTAATCTCTAGCAACCCCAATGATCGTCTATTAGCTATTCAAATTGCTAGTCAATGGAACAACAAGAAAGCATTACCTTTTTTAAGAAGAGGATTGAAAGATTCTGACAGTAGGGTTGTTATTGCTGCTGCTACTGGAATTTCATCTTATAAAGGAAAAACTATTGATTTATATAAAAAACCTCAAGTTTCTAGACGTCCTCGAAATGTATCTCTAATCCGATAAATTGGTCTATTTTGACTTTCATGATAAGTGCGGATCTGAAGCTCTCCAAGTAATCCAAACCCAAAAAGTTGAACTCCAGTCACTGCAAGAAGTAAAGCAAAAATAAGTAAAGGTCTATTACCTATATCTTCTCCTAAAAGTTTGATGATTAATAGGTAAAAGCTTGTGATAAAGCTCCCAATAATTGCAAGAATTCCACCAAAACCAAATACATACATAGGTCTAGTTAAAAATCTATTCATAAACCAAACAGTCAACAAGTCCATCAAGACTCTAAAAGTTCTATCTATTCCATACTTACTAGATCCAAATTGACGGGCTCTATGATTTACTTTAACTTCCGTAATTCTAGCTCCTTCAATATTTGCAAGAACAGGCAAGAATCTATGCAATTCTCCATATAATCTCATATCAGTCAGTACTTCTTTCCTATAAGCCTTTAAAGAACATCCATAATCATTAAGTCGCACACCAGTAACCTTCCCAATCAATCGGTTGGCAATTTTTGATGGAAGCTTTCTACTTATCGCAGCATCTTGCCTTCGATATCTCCATCCACTCACAAGATCAAATCCATCCCTAATCTTATTAACTAATAATGGAATATCTGCAGGATCATTTTGCAAGTCACCATCAAGTGTAACCACTATCTCTCCTGAAGAAATATCAAACCCAGCTGCCATCGCTGCGGTCTGTCCATAGTTTTTACGCAGAAGAACTCCAACTAATTCTGGTATATCAAAACTTAGTTTTCTAATTACCTCTGCACTGTTATCTGATGAACCATCATTAACTAAAACTAGTTCAAAAGTTTCCCCCATAGGCTGTAAAACTTCTAATAACTGATTCACCAAAAAAGGAAGACTTTCTTCTTCGTTATAGATAGGAACAACAACTGATAGTGCAACATTAGAATTCATTCAAAACTCCTCATAAAGTTCAATTAATCTTCTTTAGAGTTTTTCACTCTGATAACTAGAGATCACTCTTCCAGCAGATCTAAATTTAGATCTGTAAAAAGAAGCAATTTTTCCAAGGTTCGGTTGAAATAAACCATCAATCTCTATTCCATTATGCCCATCAGTTACCCCAGAACTATGAATATAAAAACCATTCTCAATATGTAATCCAACGTGGGTACATTTTTCAGATGATCCAAAGAAAAGTAAATCACCAGGTTTTAAATATTTGCCTAAAACTTCAATATCCAATGCAATATTTTTGCAGAATTTTTCCTGCTGATAAGCATCTCTTGGTATCCAAATGCCTGAACTTGCAAAAGCAGATTGAACCAAACCAGAGCAATCAAAATTTGGACCTATCGTTCCACCCCACAAATATTCATTACTCATTTTTTTCGCAGCCTTAGTCCAAGACAATATCCCAGGAATCCTAGAAAAAATTCTCTCTTCAGTAAACAATTCAAATTCCCAAGATTCTATTTTTGAAGCTTGATGAGTTAATTCAGAAAATCTAAACCAACAAATATAGTCATCTTCCAAAAGACGCACTTTAACTCTATCGATGATTTCCTTATCTTTAAAATTAGATTTTAAGCAATCAATCAATTGAAAACTCCTACCAATACTTGCTTGTGTAACTAATTCATCACTATTTTCACTTTTAAATCCATCAATGTTTATTCGCAGTTTCCATAAACTTCCCAAAACAAATGAAGCTTTAGTTAGCAAAACCTCTAAGGTCATATTGAATTCTTCTCGAGCGCTATGGCGTTCTACCGGCAAGACCCTGAGATAGCATATTGCCTGAAAGGTCTACTCGATAGGCTTGAAAAAGAAGGTCGCCCATACCTTCAAGAAAACATTGCAATAACATGCATTCGTTATGACAAGGAAAGTCCATCTACATCTAGTGGATCTGGAACAGGATGGAATTCAAACAAAATTTTTTACCCTGCAAGCGTAGTAAAAATAGTTTATGCATTGGCGACTCAGGTATGGCTTCAACAAGACTTAATTGTTGACTCAGAAGAACTTCGAAGAGCATTACATGAAATGATTGCTAAATCTAATAATGACGCTACAAGTTATATTTTAGATCTTTTAACAGGTACAACAAGTGGTCCATCTCTTAATGAATCAAACTTTAAAGCATGGAAAATCCAAAGGCAATTAGTTAATGACTGGCTAGATGATCTTAGATGGCCTGAAATTAAAAATTGGAACTGCAGTCAAAAGACTTGGAATGAAGGACCTTTTGGAAGGGAAAAAGATTTTTATGGAAAAAAGAATGAGAATCGAAACCGCATGACAACTGATGGTAGTGCCAGAATCTTTGAATCATTAATGACTCTTGAAATGCTTCCAAAATTAAGAAGCGAGCATTTAATAAAAGTTTTTCAACGCTCGCTCGATCCAGTTTCTCGCAAGCAAGATTTAGAAAATCAAGTAGATGGTTTTTTAGGAGCAGGCCTTCCTTTGGCTTCTAAACTTTGGAGCAAAGCAGGGCTAATGAGTGAAGTTCGTCATGATGTCGCATGGTGGGAGTCGCCAAATAAGAATCCCATGCTTGCAGTCGTCTTTACAACTGGCAAAGAATTAGTCAAAGATCAATTTTTACTTCCTGCGCTTAGCAGTGAGTTAAACAAATTAGCTATTTAGCAATAAGTAAAATTCCAGCGAATAAAATAGATCCCAATAGAAATCCAACAGCCAAAAGCACGGCTATTATTGGTGTATTTAAGTAAACAGATATAGTTGCGAGTTGATTACCCTTTGCTTCAGACACCTTTAAAACTCATAAAAATCACTTTGATTAAAGCATCTAACTCTGCCAAAAAACAAAAAAAGTTTAGCTGATAAAACAATTTTTAAAAAACCAAAGAATTTTTATTGATATCACAAAATAGTTCAAATAAAATTTGATTTTGGTTTCTTATTTTGTAAGATTTTAATATCTTTATCCTTTTCAGTTGCTTTTATTGAGGTAACTTGTTTATCAATTTTTTTATTTATTATTTTTTCATCAGCTCTCTTTAAATTATCATCTAGTGAGCTGACTTCAGTTGATTTATCTAAGTCTTTTGTCTCCAGATTTTTTTGGATTGTTGAATTTGTAGATTCTATATCCTTTAAAATACTTATATCTTGAGCTTTATTTTGATCAACTTTTAAAATATCGTTGACTTCAGAATTATTAAATAAATTAAAATCAAATCTGCCTTTTGCAAAAGATACTGAGGTAAATACTAATAATGAACCTAGAATAATAATTAAAAAAATCTTCGAGAATAAACTATTTAGTGGAGTCCAAAATAGTGTTACTTTAGCCGCTTCATTAGTTTGTTTATATGTATCAGCAGAGGGACTTAAATCTAAAAATATATCTTGGTTAATCCACCCTTTATTAGCTTTCCTGTAGGGAGACTCACTTTTAGTGAAGTCAAAAACTTCTTGGATTCTTTCTTTAAGCACAGGTTACGTTTACCTAAAACTACAAGAACGAAAACATAGCAGAAAGTCAGAATAAAAAAGTTGCTTTTATGTAGATATTAGTGAAATTGAACTACCCAGCAATAAATACCATCGCAGAAACAAGAATAGCCGAAGCCAAAATCCCTATAGATGCTATTGACACGATCTTTCCGGTGTTTAAGGAGACGGATACCGTTAACAATTCAGTTCTTGAGTCTCGTTTTTGTTGTGAATTAATTTGAGTTGGTGAATTACCTTTCTTATTGGCTTGAAATTTCTTCTGTGTTAGGGCTTTCTTCTCTGCTGCAGCTTTTTTATCTGCTGCGGCTTTCTTATTAGCTGCGGCTTTCTTATCTGCTGCGGCTTTCTTATCCGCTAAAGCTTTCTTCTCTGCTGCGGCTTTCTTATCTGCTGCAGCTTTTTTATCTGCTGCGGCTTTCTTATTAGCTGCGGCTTTTTTATCTGCTGCGGCTTTCTTATCCGCTAAAGCTTTCTTATCTGCTGCGGCTTTCTTATCTGCTGCGGCTTTCTTATCCGCTAAAGCTTTCTTATCTGCTGCGGCTTTCTTATCCGCTAAAGCTTTCTTCTCTGCTGCGGCTTTCTTCTCTGCTGCAGCTTTTTTATCTGCTGCGGCTTTCTTATCCGCTAAAGCTTTCTTCTCTGCTGCAGCTTTTTTATCTGCTGCGGCTTTCTTCTCTGCTGCAGCTTTTTTATCTGCTGCGGCTTTCTTATCCGCTAAAGCTTTCTTCTCTGCTGCGGCTTTCTTATCCGCTAACGCTTTCTTCTCTGCTGCGGCTTTCTTATTAGCTGCGGCTTTCTTATCTGCTGCAGCTTTTTTATCTGCTGCGGCTTTCTTATCTGCTGCGGCTTTCTTATCCGCTAAAGCTTTCTTCTCTGCTGCGGCTTTCTTATCTGCTGCGGCTTTCTTATCCGCTAAAGCTTTCTTCTCTGCTGCGGCTTTCTTATCCGCTAACGCTTTCTTCTCTGCTGCGGCTTTCTTCTCTGCTAACGCTTTCTTCTCTGCTAAAGCTTTCTTATCTGCTAAAGCTTTCTTCTCTGCAGCAGCTTTCTTATCTGCTAACGCTTTCTTTTCTGCCTGAGCTGTTTGAACTTGCACTTTAAATCCAAAATTTTGCCTTATTCAAGCACCCAGATCACTATGATTTTAGAAATATTGGCTAGTTGCAACGAAGTAATGCAATAGATTTTCTTTTCTTCTAAATATTTTCAATATCATCTTAAGTTTTTAGAACTAATAAAGCCTAATTCAAATCTCTTCACAAGAAACTTTTTCGTCATTCAGAGGAAAGGATTCGTATTAAAATGAGAATTAAAAATCTTTTTACAAAAAAGTACTAAAAGAAATGGAAGACTCTTATAAGAAAGAGAATAAAGAAGTCAATGAAGAAAAAACATTCTCAATTCCATCTTCATTAGAAAAAATTAAGGAGAATATTTCAATATCAAACAATACTCCTTATAAACCATCTAAAGAACAAATAATTAAGCAAGCATTTCAATTTCATTCAGAAGGCAACATTTCAGAAGCATCAAAATATTATCAATATTTTATTAATCAAGGATTCAAAGATCATAGAGTTTTTTCTAATTATGGAAGTATTTTGAAAGATCTTGCCAAACTAAAAGAAGCAGAAATTTCAACTCGTAAAGCCATTGAACTTAATCCTAATTTCTCAAATGCTCATTACAATCTGGGGAATATACTAAGTGATCTTGGCCAACTAAAAGAAGCAGAAATTTCAACTCGTAAAGCCATTGAACTTAATCCTAATTTCTCAAATGCTCATTATAGTCTCGGGAACATCCTGAACAATCTTGGCCAACTAAAAGAAGCAGAAATATCACTTCGAAAAGCTATTGAACTTAATCCTAATAACGCTAATGCTCATTATAATCTTGGAAACATATTGAGCGAGCTTGGAAAGAAAAAAGAAACAGAAATATCACTTCGAAAAGCTATTGAACTTAATCCTGAGCTAGCTCAAGCACATTCCAATTTAGGAAGAATATTGAAAGATACTGGCAATTTGCAAGAAGCAGAAATATTAACTCGAAAAGCTATTGATCTTAAGCCCGATTTGGCTGAGGCTCATTCCAATCTGGGACAAATCTTGAATGATCTTGGAATCTTACAAGATGCAGAAAACTCTACTCGAAAAGCTATTGAACTTAATCCTGATTTTGCTGAGGCTTATTTAAATCTATCTATGATAGAGCTTCTCAAAGGGAATTATCAATCTGGTCTAGATAATTATGAATTTAGATTCAAAGTAAATAAACCCAACCTTCCTCATGGCTTAACAAAAATGAAACGAAGAGACAGTAGCAAGTTACAAAAAGAAGAAAAGATCTTAGTCATCACTGAACAAGGCTTAGGAGATACTATTCAATATATGCGTTACATTCCATATCTAAAAAATCAAGGTTTTAATATTTCTTTTTGTGCTCAAACTA encodes the following:
- the psaB gene encoding photosystem I core protein PsaB gives rise to the protein MATKFPSFSQGLAQDPTTRRIWYGIATAHDFESHDGMTEEQLYQKLFSTHFGHLAIIGLWVAGNLFHIAWQGNFEQWVLDPLHTRPIAHAIWDPHFGQGLTDALTQAGATSPVNIAYSGLYHWWYTIGMRTNEQLFQGAIFINILVCWLLFAGWLHLQPKYRPSLAWFKNAESQLNHHLAVLFGFSSIAWTGHLIHVAIPESRGIHVGWENWLTVMPHPEGLTPFFSGNWGAYAQNPDSIDAVFGTSQGAGTAIFTFLGGLHPQSESLWLTDIAHHHLAIGVVFIIAGHMYRTNFGIGHSLKEIIEAHNTSHPKDPHRGYFGIKHNGLFETVNNSLHFQLGLALASLGVACSLVAQHMGALPSYAFIARDYTTQSALYTHHQYIAMFLMVGAFSHGAIFFVRDYDPELNKDNVLARILSTKEALISHLSWVTMLLGFHTLGIYVHNDVVVAFGTPEKQILIEPVFAQFAQAASGKMMYGFNALLANASSSASIAANSMPGNHYWMDMINRPDALTNFLPIGPADFLVHHAIALGLHTTALILIKGALDARGTKLIPDKKDLGFAFPCDGPGRGGTCDSSSWDATYLAMFWALNTIAWITFYWHWKHLAIWMGNTAQFNESGTYLMGWFRDYLWLNSSQLINGYNPFGVNALSPWAWMFLFGHLIWATGFMFLISWRGYWQELIETLVWAHQRTPIANLVGWRDKPVALSIVQARLVGLTHFTVGNFVTFGAFVIASTSGKFG
- a CDS encoding photosystem I reaction center protein subunit XI; this encodes MTKSQETLMQRWAVKTVSDPTVGNLQTPVNSGWFTKMVINNLPVYREGLSPNFRGLETGAIFGYLLFGPFSMTGPLRNTDFALTAGLLGGVGAIQILTALFILYNAAGKAPNVQPPDATVANPPSDLFTRAGWSDFTNGFWLGGTGGVVFAWLLIGTLHLDTVLPLIKEYHLLGA
- a CDS encoding photosystem I reaction center subunit VIII codes for the protein MTSELASSLLPAILIPLVGIMGPAVFIVLIGRYITATE
- a CDS encoding HEAT repeat domain-containing protein — encoded protein: MNQVFAGGIALIIALILWSSKKQLKGSAFFKSQKDSFSKAHLTSSALIIDKTLQNQKSTKKDNKNSKPFSRPTSLNSIEIKKQLNKLISSNPNDRLLAIQIASQWNNKKALPFLRRGLKDSDSRVVIAAATGISSYKGKTIDLYKKPQVSRRPRNVSLIR
- a CDS encoding glycosyltransferase family 2 protein; the encoded protein is MNSNVALSVVVPIYNEEESLPFLVNQLLEVLQPMGETFELVLVNDGSSDNSAEVIRKLSFDIPELVGVLLRKNYGQTAAMAAGFDISSGEIVVTLDGDLQNDPADIPLLVNKIRDGFDLVSGWRYRRQDAAISRKLPSKIANRLIGKVTGVRLNDYGCSLKAYRKEVLTDMRLYGELHRFLPVLANIEGARITEVKVNHRARQFGSSKYGIDRTFRVLMDLLTVWFMNRFLTRPMYVFGFGGILAIIGSFITSFYLLIIKLLGEDIGNRPLLIFALLLAVTGVQLFGFGLLGELQIRTYHESQNRPIYRIRDTFRGRLET
- a CDS encoding C40 family peptidase, which codes for MTLEVLLTKASFVLGSLWKLRINIDGFKSENSDELVTQASIGRSFQLIDCLKSNFKDKEIIDRVKVRLLEDDYICWFRFSELTHQASKIESWEFELFTEERIFSRIPGILSWTKAAKKMSNEYLWGGTIGPNFDCSGLVQSAFASSGIWIPRDAYQQEKFCKNIALDIEVLGKYLKPGDLLFFGSSEKCTHVGLHIENGFYIHSSGVTDGHNGIEIDGLFQPNLGKIASFYRSKFRSAGRVISSYQSEKL
- a CDS encoding serine hydrolase; its protein translation is MAFYRQDPEIAYCLKGLLDRLEKEGRPYLQENIAITCIRYDKESPSTSSGSGTGWNSNKIFYPASVVKIVYALATQVWLQQDLIVDSEELRRALHEMIAKSNNDATSYILDLLTGTTSGPSLNESNFKAWKIQRQLVNDWLDDLRWPEIKNWNCSQKTWNEGPFGREKDFYGKKNENRNRMTTDGSARIFESLMTLEMLPKLRSEHLIKVFQRSLDPVSRKQDLENQVDGFLGAGLPLASKLWSKAGLMSEVRHDVAWWESPNKNPMLAVVFTTGKELVKDQFLLPALSSELNKLAI
- a CDS encoding tetratricopeptide repeat protein, with amino-acid sequence MEDSYKKENKEVNEEKTFSIPSSLEKIKENISISNNTPYKPSKEQIIKQAFQFHSEGNISEASKYYQYFINQGFKDHRVFSNYGSILKDLAKLKEAEISTRKAIELNPNFSNAHYNLGNILSDLGQLKEAEISTRKAIELNPNFSNAHYSLGNILNNLGQLKEAEISLRKAIELNPNNANAHYNLGNILSELGKKKETEISLRKAIELNPELAQAHSNLGRILKDTGNLQEAEILTRKAIDLKPDLAEAHSNLGQILNDLGILQDAENSTRKAIELNPDFAEAYLNLSMIELLKGNYQSGLDNYEFRFKVNKPNLPHGLTKMKRRDSSKLQKEEKILVITEQGLGDTIQYMRYIPYLKNQGFNISFCAQTKLHRLIQASGIEKNPLTPEQASQVSEGTYIPLLSLPRYLKVSPNNPIISEPYIFPTNELKKKWKKILSIEKKPIIGINWQGNPAMEKINYKGRSIPLETFSMLFDRNDIRMLSLQKGFGSEQLDHCSFRNKFVKSQPIVNSTWDFLENAAIIENCDLIITCDTSIAHLAGGMGKKVWLLLRDIPFWTWGLEKENTFWYPSIRLFRQKIRHNWNEVMERVAKEIKNL